The genomic region CGAGGAGCGGATCCGCGACAGGTTGGAGCCCGCCCCCGAGCCGCCCTTGAAGAGCGTGGCCTCGGTGCGCGCCAGCTCCATGATCGACTCCATGGTGTCGTCGACCGAGTTGATGAAGCAGGCGCTGGCCTGCTGCGGCGTGTCGGGGACGCCGAGGTTGAACCAGACGGGGCTGTTGAAGCTGGCGAGCTGGTGGACCAGCACGTGGGTCAGCTCGTCGCGGAAGCTCTGGCCGTCGGCGGGCGTGCGGAAGTAGCCCGAGGCGTCGCCCCACCCGGCGATCCGGTCGACCACGCGGCCGATCAGCTGCTTCACGCTGTGCTCGCGGTCGGGCGAGCCGACGTGGCCGCGGAAGTACTTCGAGACCACGACGTTCGTGGCGAGCGCCGACCAGGCGGCGGGCACCTCGACGTCGTTCTGCTCGAAGAGGGTCTCACCGCGCTCGTTGGCGATGCGGGCGGAGCGCAGCTCCCACGCGACGCGATCGAAGGGGTCCTCGCCGGCGCGCGTGAAGTGGCGCGGGATCGCGAGGCCGCGCGGCTTGCGCGCACCTGCCCGCACCCGGGGCCGCCAGGTCCCGTTGATGGAACGCTCGCTCGCGTGCTGGACCTCGGTCACGTCGCTTCCCCCGGTTCGACTGTTGGCAGACCGACTGTTGGCAGATCGACGATCGACGGGCTGGCGGTCGCTGCGTGATGGGCGGAGCTCCGGGCCGCTTCGCCCCGGGGCGCCCTCGTGCCGAGTGAACCCCCTCGAGCTCCCCCGATCCGAGAGCTCGCCTGCGAGACCCGAGCAGGGCATGGGACGTAGGAGCGAGCGGCCGAGCCACCCGGAGACCGGATCACGAAGAGACCGAGCCACGAGGAGGCGAAGAGGGCGCCCAGAGCCACCCGGCCTTTCGAGCCGGGCATTCCGGGCGCCCCCCGAGCCGGGTCCGGGTCCTCCTTCCCTTCACCAGCTCGCCACCCGCCAGCGACCGCCTTGTTACTGAACCCCCCCAAGTCGCTGGCAGGCCGTTCACATCCCCGTGATGCTGGGTGTACTCCTCGGGGCCGGGAGCGTCAACGGGAAAATACAAGATGTCGCGGGAGAGGGCGGATGGAGGCACAACCCATCGTGTTCGTAGGCCCTGGACGGCCGCGGAGGGCCCCTCTCGAAGAGGGCTTGCCAGGGGGCAGCGGGACCGGTCGCGCAAGCCCGCGTCGCAGCGTGATTTACGCGGCGCGTTGGCTCACTGCGTCAGCCATCAGACGGGAACGCCCGTGAAACGGACCCCGACGCCCTCGGGAATCCGGTAGCGGACGTTGAGGCCGATCAGGAGCGCGGTCACGCCCTCGACGTAGCGGGCGTTCGCGAGCGGCCCGCCGTCGATGCCGCGCAGCCCGGGCACCAGCCCGCAGAGCTCCATCACGAGCTTGCGCGCAGCGGGGGGGCCCGAGACCACGACGTCGCATTCGACGGGATGGGCCAGCTCCCGGAGCCGGTGGGCCGAGACGTTCTGGAAGGCCGACACGACCGGGACGCCCGCGGGCACGAGCGACGCGACGAGCTCCGCGCACGAGCCCTGCCACACCCCGACCGTGCGCACCGGCCCGTCGCCGATCGCCGTGGCGAGCGGCACGCCCATCGACACCACCACGTGCTGCGCGCCGAGCCGCTCCTTCACCGCCTTCACCGTGTCCGCCGTGTGCTCGAAGGGCACCGAGAGGATCACGAGCGGCGCCTTCGCGACGGCGTCGGCGTTGTCGAGGCCCGCCACGTCGGCGCCGGGGACGGCGGCGCGCACCTCGCCGGCAGCGGCCTGCGCGCGCTCGAGCCGGCGCGAGCCGATCACGACCGGCCGGCCCGCCTGCGCGAAGCGCAGCGCGAGGCCGAGGCCCTGGTCGCCGGTTCCACCCAGGATCGCGATCGCATGGGGATCCATGGCGCGGGAGACTAGAGCCCCTCTCGCGAACCCGCTTCCCGCGGCCGGCCTCGGCGCGATCGTCGCCGCGATCTCCTCGCGTGGCTAGGCTGTTCGCGATGGCCACGTCGGGCAACGACGAGCACCGCTTCGTCCCGAGTGCGATCGCGCAGGAGGGCCCGGGTGCGCTCGCCATCACCTGGGCCGACGGCCACCGGAGCGTCTACCCGGTGCGCGCGCTGCGGCTCGCGTGCGCCTGCGCGTACTGCGTCGACGAGTGGACCGGCCGCGGGCAGCTCGACGAGGCGCGGGTGCCCGCCGACGTCCACCCGCTCCAGATCGCGCCGGTCGGGCGCTACGCGCTGCGGATCACCTGGAGCGACGGGCACGAGAGCGGGATCTACCCCTTCCAGCGCCTGCGCTCGCTGTGCGGCTGCGAGGACTGCCGCGCGCAGGAGCCGTAGCCGGCCCGCGCGCAGGACACGAAGCCGGCCCGGCGCGCCGCGCCGGCGCGCCCGCCGTCGCGAGCGGCGCCACGGCTATCCTCCGGCGCCGTGGACCTGCGCCCCCTCCCGCCGCGCGACTACACGGACGAGACCCGGACGCTCGCGCCGCACGGCCTGCGGCTCGTGCTCGTCGCGGTGGGGCTCGGGTGCGTCGCGCTCGGGGCGGTCGGCGTGGTCACGCCGGTGCTCCCGACGACGCCCTTCCTGCTGGTCGCCGCGGCCTGCTTCGCGCGCGCGTCGCCGCGCTTCTACCAGCGCCTGCTCGCGAACCCCACCTTCGGGCCGCTGATCCGCGACTGGCGCGAGCAGCGCGCCATCCCGCTGCGCGCAAAGCTCACGGCGATCGCCACCATCACGCTCACGATCGGCAGCTCGGTCGTCTTCTTCGTCGAGCCGCGCTGGGCCGACGCGCTGATGGTCGCGACCGGCGTCACGCTCTGTACCTGGCTGTGGCGCCAGAAGACCCTCGAGCGGGGCTGATCAGCCGGGCGAGCCGAAGCGGCGGTAGCCGGCGCGGACCAGGTGGTGCACGGCCGACGGGAAGAGCCGCTTCGCCCAGTCCACGACGTAGGTCTCGCGGCACACGCGCACGCGCAGCGCGCCGCGCTCGACGCCGCGCGCGATCTGCTCGGCCACCACCGCGGGGTCGATCGCCTGGCGCTCGAAGCGCTCGACCATCCGCGCCTTCGTGTCGGGGTCGGCCGTGCGGCTCGCGCGCACGATGTTGGTGCGCACGCCGCCCGGGTGGACCACGGTCACGCCGATCCGGGCGTCCGCGAGCTCGGCCCAGAGCGCCTCCGAGAAGCCACGCACGCCGAACTTGGTGGCGCAGTAGCTGCTCTGGGTCGGGAGCCCGATCAGGCCGAAGAGGCTCGACACGTTCACGAGGTGCCCTTCGGGCCGCCGGCGCAGGTGCGGCAGGAAGGCCTTGCAGCCGTGCACGACGCCCCAGAGGTTCACGCCCACGATCCAGCGCAGGTCCTCGATCGACTGCTCCTCGAGCGTCCCCGTTACCGACACGCCGGCGTTGTTGACGACGAGGTCGACGCCGCCGTGGGCCGCGACGGTCTCGGCGGCGAAGGCCACGACGGCCTCCCAGTCGGCGACGTCGACGGCGTGGGTCGTGGCGCGCCGGCCGAGGGCTTCGACGCGACGGGCGGTTTCGGCGAGGCCGGCCGCGTCGACGTCCCCGAGCGCGAGCGAGCAGCCGCGGCCCGCGAGGACCAGGGCCAGCGCGCGGCCGATCCCGCTCGCCGCGCCCGTCACCACCGCTACCTTGCCGTGCAGCTCCACGCGCGCCCTCCCTCACGCCGCCGGCGTCTCGAGCAGCCGGGCGAAGAGCTCCTCCATCGCGGCCACCTGGTCGAGCGCCACCCACTCGCGGGCGGTGTGGGCCTGCTCGATCGAGCCCGGACCGAGCACCACGGCGGGGATCCCGCGCGCGGCGAAGACGCCCGCGTCGGTGGCGAAGCCGGCCGCCGCGGGGGGCGCGTCGCAGCCGGCCGCTGCGAGCGCGGCGCGGCAGGCCCGCACGCACGGGGCGGCCGGGTCGGTGGCGAGCGCGGGCTTGCGCGCCTCCAGGTGGGTGAGCGCGACGTCGTCCGCCAGGCCGGCGTCCCGCAGCACCGCCTCCACCTCGCGACGCACGTTCGTGGCGTCCTCGCCGGGGAGCAGCCGGCGGTCGGCCACCAGCCAGGCGTGGTCCGGGACGACGTTGAAGGCGTGGCCCCCGCCGACGCGGCCGACCGAGAGCGTGGCCGGGCCGAGCGCCGGGTCGCGGCGGGCGGCGAGGCGCTCGGCGAGCCCGGCGAGCGCGAGGGCGGCGCGCGCCAGCGCGTAGATCGCGTTGCGGCCCGCCT from Deltaproteobacteria bacterium harbors:
- the npdG gene encoding NADPH-dependent F420 reductase, giving the protein MDPHAIAILGGTGDQGLGLALRFAQAGRPVVIGSRRLERAQAAAGEVRAAVPGADVAGLDNADAVAKAPLVILSVPFEHTADTVKAVKERLGAQHVVVSMGVPLATAIGDGPVRTVGVWQGSCAELVASLVPAGVPVVSAFQNVSAHRLRELAHPVECDVVVSGPPAARKLVMELCGLVPGLRGIDGGPLANARYVEGVTALLIGLNVRYRIPEGVGVRFTGVPV
- a CDS encoding DUF971 domain-containing protein, with product MATSGNDEHRFVPSAIAQEGPGALAITWADGHRSVYPVRALRLACACAYCVDEWTGRGQLDEARVPADVHPLQIAPVGRYALRITWSDGHESGIYPFQRLRSLCGCEDCRAQEP
- a CDS encoding YbaN family protein, producing MDLRPLPPRDYTDETRTLAPHGLRLVLVAVGLGCVALGAVGVVTPVLPTTPFLLVAAACFARASPRFYQRLLANPTFGPLIRDWREQRAIPLRAKLTAIATITLTIGSSVVFFVEPRWADALMVATGVTLCTWLWRQKTLERG
- a CDS encoding SDR family NAD(P)-dependent oxidoreductase; the encoded protein is MELHGKVAVVTGAASGIGRALALVLAGRGCSLALGDVDAAGLAETARRVEALGRRATTHAVDVADWEAVVAFAAETVAAHGGVDLVVNNAGVSVTGTLEEQSIEDLRWIVGVNLWGVVHGCKAFLPHLRRRPEGHLVNVSSLFGLIGLPTQSSYCATKFGVRGFSEALWAELADARIGVTVVHPGGVRTNIVRASRTADPDTKARMVERFERQAIDPAVVAEQIARGVERGALRVRVCRETYVVDWAKRLFPSAVHHLVRAGYRRFGSPG